One Triticum dicoccoides isolate Atlit2015 ecotype Zavitan chromosome 4B, WEW_v2.0, whole genome shotgun sequence genomic window carries:
- the LOC119295041 gene encoding probable E3 ubiquitin-protein ligase ARI1: protein MASDDECYDYEYDYDEDDDDEQEEEATEADEEGLFEDDTPMPDRPADCWAITQESLSIAQQQDLSMVMTLLNVKQHNARALLIHHRWKIDCIYDHLDRKGRDRTFREAGIVLHENINGKPLGLPSRVVNCMVCFDEFSVGAVSTMECGHYFCNDCWTEHFKACVESGKKQIRCMGVKCPVVCDEAVVQQLLAGEYPDAARRFDRFLLESYLENNDSVKWCPSVPHCGRAIRVGAGERYTEVECPCGLGFCFACAAGAHSPCPCTMWDMWEVKCNGESETVNWILANTKSCPKCFNPIVKDGGCNLVTCKCGQHLCWKCGGATGRAHDWDSIVGHSCNRFVGEEKKKVDNAKRNLHRYTHYYDRFKIHGDSHKLEHDKLGPAVDERVKLLEALLQDQPLLHDASWLTEAHRGLLQSRQVLSRSYVFAYYMFGGDDDKVRTWPKHRGSLPIAQGLFENYQEELESNVERLSKLLATEYGPVPEEEDVRRDKQNAMNLAKIVQTRCGEIYKCIQDELLPLLLDPMIIAAYRPRGPDKAKDFTTA from the exons ACtacgacgaagacgacgacgacgagcaggaggaggaggcgacggAGGCCGACGAGGAGGGCCTGTTCGAGGACGACACGCCGATGCCGGATCGCCCCGCCGATTGCTGG GCAATTACACAAGAGTCTCTTTCCATTGCACAG CAACAAGATCTATCCATGGTGATGACCTTGCTCAACGTCAAGCAGCACAATGCTCGCGCTCTCCTCATCCACCATCGGTGGAAGATAGACTGCATCTACGACCACCTCGACAGGAAGGGGCGAGACCGCACGTTCAGGGAGGCAGGCATCGTGCTTCACGAGAATATCAACGGCAAGCCGCTGGGGTTGCCCTCAAGAGTGGTCAACTGCATGGTGTGCTTTGATGAATTCTCTGTGGGCGCCGTCTCCACCATGGAATGTGGCCATTATTTCTGCAATGACT GTTGGACGGAGCACTTCAAGGCGTGTGTGGAGAGCGGCAAGAAGCAGATCCGGTGCATGGGGGTGAAGTGCCCGGTGGTGTGCGACGAGGCCGTGGTGCAGCAGCTCCTCGCCGGCGAGTACCCCGACGCGGCCAGGCGCTTCGACCGCTTCCTCCTCGAGTCGTACCTCGAGAACAACGACTCGGTGAAGTGGTGCCCGAGCGTCCCGCACTGCGGCCGCGCGATCCGCGTGGGCGCCGGCGAGCGCTACACCGAGGTGGAGTGCCCCTGCGGCCTGGGCTTCTGCTTCGCGTGCGCGGCCGGCGCGCACTCGCCGTGCCCCTGCACCATGTGGGACATGTGGGAGGTCAAGTGCAACGGCGAGTCGGAGACGGTCAACTGGATCCTCGCCAACACCAAGAGCTGCCCCAAGTGCTTCAACCCCATCGTCAAGGACGGCGGCTGCAACCTCGTCACCTGCAAGTGCGGCCAGCATCTATG TTGGAAGTGCGGCGGCGCGACGGGGCGCGCGCACGACTGGGACAGCATCGTCGGCCACAGCTGCAACCGCTTCGtgggggaggagaagaagaaggtggACAACGCCAAGCGCAACCTGCACCGCTACACGCACTACTACGACCGCTTCAAGATCCACGGCGACTCGCACAAGCTGGAGCACGACAAGCTCGGCCCCGCCGTCGACGAGCGGGTCAAGCTGCTGGAGGCGCTGCTGCAGGACCAGCCCCTCCTCCATGACGCCAGCTGGCTCACCGAGGCGCACCGCGGCCTCCTGCAGTCGCGCCAGGTGCTCTCGCGTTCCTACGTCTTCGCCTACTACATGTTCGGCGGCGACGACGACAAGGTCCGGACGTGGCCCAAGCACCGCGGCAGCCTGCCCATCGCGCAGGGCCTCTTCGAGAACTACCAGGAGGAGCTGGAGAGCAACGTGGAGCGCCTCTCCAAGTTGCTCGCCACCGAGTACGGGCCGGTGCCCGAGGAGGAGGACGTCCGGCGCGACAAGCAGAACGCCATGAACCTCGCCAAGATCGTGCAGACGCGATGCGGGGAGATCTACAAGTGCATCCAGGACGAGCTCCTGCCGCTGCTCCTCGACCCCATGATCATCGCCGCGTACCGGCCCCGCGGCCCCGACAAGGCCAAGGACTTCACCACCGCCTGA